Proteins encoded in a region of the Isosphaeraceae bacterium EP7 genome:
- a CDS encoding DUF1552 domain-containing protein, protein MSHSTASGDDQGRDLARATRRTFLRGTGVTMALPWLESLPAWGAATADGQAAPPKRFAAIFMGCGVHQDQWWAKGSGASMELGRCLEPLAPLRSKINVVSGLFNKHATGVGIHPGQTGNILSGAALQKGAELKGGISVDQVLARHLGQETDQPSMVLGCEQPITGYHETNFSMAYSSHISWQSATSPVPMEVYPSLAFDALFNNRGSKRNRSILDRVREEASGLSKKVGAGDRAKLDEYLTSVREVERRVVPMRKEKAAGDTRAADRGRPPLTMPRPENGLPEDIREHMRLMCDLVALGFQTDKTRVASLLLCRDISGLFYPFLDVKTAHHGASHDDKSEAYERVTRFYVSQLAYLASKLDAMPEGEGTVLDNSCLLFTNSMWSGTRHDASKLPVLLAGGLGGTLPTGRVLDYTGKGDDRRKLCSMYLSLTDRMGMSLERFGDANERLADF, encoded by the coding sequence ATGTCTCACTCGACCGCGTCGGGAGATGATCAGGGCCGGGACCTCGCCCGGGCGACCCGGCGGACCTTCCTCCGCGGTACCGGGGTGACGATGGCCCTGCCCTGGCTGGAGTCACTGCCCGCATGGGGCGCCGCCACGGCGGATGGCCAGGCGGCCCCGCCGAAGCGATTTGCCGCCATTTTCATGGGCTGCGGCGTCCACCAGGACCAGTGGTGGGCCAAGGGCTCGGGCGCCTCGATGGAACTTGGCAGGTGCCTTGAACCGCTGGCGCCGTTGCGGTCGAAGATCAACGTGGTGAGCGGGCTCTTCAACAAGCACGCCACCGGGGTCGGCATCCATCCCGGACAGACCGGCAATATCCTCTCCGGGGCCGCCTTGCAGAAGGGGGCCGAGCTGAAGGGAGGCATCAGCGTCGACCAGGTGCTCGCCCGACATCTCGGCCAGGAGACCGACCAGCCGAGCATGGTCCTGGGCTGCGAGCAGCCGATCACCGGCTACCACGAGACGAACTTCTCGATGGCCTACAGTTCGCACATCTCATGGCAGAGCGCGACCTCGCCGGTGCCGATGGAGGTCTACCCCTCGCTGGCCTTCGACGCCCTCTTCAATAACCGGGGCAGCAAGCGCAATCGGAGCATCCTCGACCGCGTGCGCGAGGAGGCATCGGGCTTGAGCAAGAAAGTCGGTGCCGGCGACCGGGCGAAGCTGGACGAATATCTCACCAGCGTCCGCGAGGTCGAGCGCCGGGTTGTCCCCATGCGGAAGGAGAAGGCGGCCGGTGACACCCGCGCCGCCGACCGCGGCCGCCCGCCGCTGACGATGCCCCGGCCGGAGAACGGCCTGCCCGAGGACATCCGCGAGCACATGAGGCTGATGTGCGATCTCGTCGCCCTGGGGTTCCAGACCGACAAGACTCGGGTTGCCTCGCTGTTGCTCTGCCGCGACATCTCCGGCCTGTTCTATCCCTTCCTCGACGTGAAGACCGCACATCACGGCGCGTCCCACGACGACAAGTCCGAGGCCTACGAGCGCGTGACCCGCTTCTACGTGAGTCAGCTCGCCTACCTCGCCTCGAAGCTCGACGCGATGCCGGAGGGCGAGGGAACGGTCCTGGACAACTCCTGTCTGCTGTTCACCAACAGCATGTGGTCGGGAACAAGGCACGACGCGAGCAAGCTCCCGGTCCTCCTGGCCGGTGGCCTCGGCGGCACCCTCCCAACCGGCCGAGTACTCGACTACACCGGCAAGGGCGACGATCGCCGAAAGCTTTGCAGCATGTATCTCTCGCTCACGGATCGGATGGGCATGAGCCTCGAACGATTCGGCGATGCCAACGAGCGACTCGCCGATTTCTGA